One Methylophilus sp. TWE2 DNA segment encodes these proteins:
- the fliG gene encoding flagellar motor switch protein FliG has translation MSDQGLNRSAILMLALGEDEAAEVMKHLTPKEVQRLGIVMASMKPVPREEVEEVLEKFMVDFASSSDFGLDSDSYIRSVLIKAFGDDKASNLLNRIPQSQDAAGIESLKWMDAFSVADFIKNEHPQIIATILSHLEPEQSAEILGHFTERLRQDVILRIATLDSIKPTALRELNEGMLKMLAGNDNIKRQAIGGVKTAAEIMNFISGEHEAKLMDGLKSYDDGMAQQIMDQMFVFDNIMEIDDRGIQVLLREVQSDMLIVALKGTSDEMKEKFFRNMSSRAADMMREDLESRGPVKLSEVEGQQKQILQIVRRLADEGQIMLAGKGDSEQYV, from the coding sequence ATGAGCGACCAGGGATTAAACAGAAGTGCAATTCTAATGCTGGCGCTCGGTGAAGATGAAGCCGCCGAGGTCATGAAGCATTTGACGCCTAAAGAGGTACAACGCCTGGGCATCGTCATGGCGTCCATGAAGCCCGTGCCTCGTGAAGAAGTGGAAGAGGTGCTGGAGAAGTTCATGGTGGACTTTGCCAGCAGCAGCGATTTTGGCCTGGATTCAGACAGCTATATCCGCTCGGTACTGATTAAAGCCTTTGGCGATGATAAAGCCTCTAACTTGTTGAACCGTATTCCACAATCGCAGGATGCAGCCGGTATTGAAAGCCTGAAGTGGATGGATGCGTTCAGTGTGGCGGACTTTATCAAGAATGAACATCCGCAGATTATCGCGACCATCCTGTCGCACCTGGAACCTGAGCAGTCTGCAGAAATTCTGGGACACTTTACTGAGCGTCTGCGCCAGGATGTGATTTTACGTATCGCCACCCTGGATAGTATCAAGCCGACAGCCCTGCGCGAACTCAATGAAGGCATGCTCAAAATGCTGGCGGGGAATGACAATATCAAGCGCCAGGCCATTGGCGGCGTGAAAACAGCGGCCGAGATCATGAACTTCATCAGCGGCGAACATGAAGCCAAGTTGATGGACGGCCTCAAAAGCTACGATGATGGCATGGCCCAGCAAATCATGGACCAGATGTTTGTGTTTGACAACATCATGGAAATTGACGACAGAGGCATACAGGTGTTGTTGCGTGAAGTACAGTCCGATATGTTGATTGTGGCCCTGAAAGGCACCTCAGACGAGATGAAGGAAAAATTCTTCCGCAATATGTCTTCCCGTGCGGCTGACATGATGCGTGAAGATCTCGAAAGCCGCGGTCCGGTCAAGCTGTCAGAAGTCGAAGGACAGCAAAAACAAATTCTGCAAATTGTACGTCGCCTCGCTGATGAAGGCCAGATCATGCTGGCAGGCAAAGGTGACAGCGAACA
- the fliF gene encoding flagellar basal-body MS-ring/collar protein FliF: MAADAALLTTNDESNSTPNMFGQLGQKLLLVAGIAAIVAVMVVFWLWSQKPDYRVLFSNFADKDGGAIVAELEKLNIPYQFAEGGNAILVPADQVHQARLKLAAQGLPKGGNIGFELLENQKFGVSQFVEQVNFQRGLEGELERSIQSISAVQAARIHLAIPKPSVFVREQQYPTASVLLNLHNARRLDAQQVAAVVHLVASSVPNLSADHVTVVDQNGNLLSDNANKIKQNGLDPEQMAYVESMQNSIARRVEAIITPIVGARNVHAETSAEIDFSMTEQANESYKPNTKPDDMAIRSAQSRESQSASGNNGAVPGALSNQPPGESTAPINAPGAQAPGEEGATPTPPPAPPQNTQKDTTTNYELDKTVSYIQQPKGGIKRLHVAVVVNHIPVVDSTGKTTYRALNAAEKQQVSDLAMQAMGFNKERGDSISVVNTPFIAEAQEKLAEPPLWKDPLAIEYGKDALRFIAGLIVLMMIYKKLLKPMANKLTGADKKQLALAGTAALGGPDGAVAAGAGADGEDALVTLSGDATALPSSLDQTLEAAKQVAKENPRMVAQVVSSWTSAEK; this comes from the coding sequence ATGGCTGCTGATGCTGCCTTACTTACGACAAATGATGAGTCCAACAGTACACCGAATATGTTCGGTCAACTGGGGCAGAAGCTGTTGCTGGTCGCGGGGATTGCTGCGATTGTGGCTGTCATGGTCGTCTTCTGGTTGTGGAGCCAGAAACCGGATTACCGCGTGTTGTTTTCGAATTTTGCCGATAAAGATGGCGGAGCCATTGTCGCTGAACTTGAGAAGCTGAATATTCCCTACCAGTTTGCTGAAGGTGGCAACGCTATTCTGGTCCCTGCTGACCAAGTACACCAGGCGCGCCTGAAACTGGCTGCTCAAGGATTGCCCAAAGGCGGCAATATCGGTTTTGAATTGCTTGAGAACCAAAAATTCGGGGTCTCGCAGTTCGTCGAGCAGGTGAACTTCCAGCGTGGTCTCGAAGGTGAACTGGAACGCAGTATCCAGTCTATTTCGGCTGTACAGGCTGCCCGTATCCACTTGGCGATTCCCAAGCCTAGTGTATTCGTCCGTGAGCAACAATACCCAACCGCTTCCGTCTTGCTTAACTTGCATAATGCCCGCCGCCTGGATGCACAGCAAGTCGCCGCCGTGGTACACCTGGTTGCCAGTAGTGTTCCTAATCTGTCTGCCGACCATGTCACCGTGGTAGACCAGAACGGCAATCTGCTATCTGACAATGCCAATAAGATCAAGCAGAACGGTTTGGACCCTGAGCAGATGGCGTATGTGGAAAGTATGCAAAACAGCATTGCGCGCCGCGTTGAGGCCATCATCACGCCTATCGTAGGTGCCAGAAATGTCCATGCGGAAACCAGTGCGGAAATTGATTTCTCCATGACCGAGCAGGCCAACGAGTCTTATAAACCCAATACCAAGCCTGATGATATGGCGATCCGTAGTGCGCAAAGCCGTGAGTCTCAAAGCGCTAGCGGCAACAACGGTGCTGTGCCAGGCGCGCTATCTAACCAACCTCCAGGTGAGTCTACAGCACCGATTAATGCTCCTGGTGCGCAGGCGCCAGGCGAGGAGGGTGCTACGCCGACTCCGCCACCTGCTCCGCCACAAAACACACAAAAAGACACGACAACCAACTATGAGCTGGATAAGACTGTCAGCTATATCCAGCAGCCCAAGGGCGGTATCAAGCGCTTGCATGTGGCTGTGGTGGTCAACCATATTCCGGTCGTGGACAGCACAGGCAAAACCACTTACCGCGCCTTGAATGCTGCCGAGAAGCAGCAGGTCAGCGACCTGGCCATGCAGGCAATGGGTTTCAATAAAGAGCGCGGTGACAGCATCTCTGTGGTGAACACCCCCTTTATTGCCGAAGCCCAGGAAAAATTGGCAGAGCCTCCATTGTGGAAAGATCCACTCGCTATCGAGTACGGCAAAGATGCCTTGCGCTTTATCGCCGGCCTGATTGTGCTGATGATGATTTACAAAAAGTTGCTTAAGCCCATGGCGAATAAGTTGACAGGCGCAGACAAAAAACAGCTGGCATTGGCAGGCACTGCCGCATTGGGCGGCCCTGATGGTGCAGTCGCTGCGGGCGCCGGTGCTGATGGCGAGGATGCCTTGGTCACCTTGAGTGGTGATGCTACTGCCTTGCCCAGCAGCCTAGACCAAACGCTAGAAGCCGCCAAGCAGGTAGCTAAAGAAAATCCACGTATGGTCGCCCAAGTGGTTTCCAGCTGGACTTCGGCGGAGAAATAA
- the fliE gene encoding flagellar hook-basal body complex protein FliE, producing MNAGGIDAQRITSMLAQLRAAAQKPEGLGNSAIATPVQKTNAASPTSQVSFSDALKASLDQVNNMQLQSEKLGKDFAMGDDSVSLSDVMISGQKANIAFQATVQVRNKLVSAYQDMMNMQV from the coding sequence ATGAACGCAGGCGGTATTGATGCACAACGCATCACGTCCATGCTGGCACAATTACGTGCAGCGGCACAAAAACCTGAAGGCCTGGGTAACAGCGCAATTGCCACCCCTGTCCAGAAAACCAATGCAGCCAGCCCGACGAGCCAGGTCAGCTTCAGTGATGCCCTCAAGGCCTCACTGGACCAGGTCAACAATATGCAATTGCAGTCCGAAAAACTGGGCAAAGATTTTGCCATGGGCGATGACAGCGTCAGCCTGTCTGATGTCATGATTTCAGGCCAGAAAGCCAACATTGCTTTTCAGGCAACCGTCCAGGTGCGTAATAAACTGGTCTCAGCCTATCAAGACATGATGAATATGCAGGTGTAA
- a CDS encoding EscU/YscU/HrcU family type III secretion system export apparatus switch protein has product MQRDKAYTQSAVALAYEAGDLAPRVVAKGNGLLAERIIAIAKEHEVYVHESQALLSLLMQVELDTHIPPQLYQAIAEILAWLYQLEQGEMREPPAV; this is encoded by the coding sequence ATGCAGCGGGATAAAGCCTACACCCAGTCTGCAGTGGCCCTGGCTTATGAAGCTGGTGATCTGGCACCACGTGTGGTGGCAAAAGGGAACGGTTTACTGGCTGAAAGGATTATTGCCATTGCCAAAGAGCATGAGGTTTATGTGCATGAGTCGCAAGCCTTGTTAAGCCTGTTGATGCAGGTGGAACTGGATACCCATATCCCGCCACAGTTATACCAGGCAATCGCTGAAATACTGGCCTGGTTGTATCAACTGGAACAAGGGGAAATGCGGGAACCCCCTGCGGTTTGA
- a CDS encoding flagellar hook-length control protein FliK produces the protein MLPIPQVITQRFIANEAENLRAVSSILPVEGTQSEAPLWERMRPGMQFTGLIVQKEAGAGKAAELAQFKVQIQLPNQPPALVQMQLPAHLVQQQTLQMQFLGLAQQSAGKEGLPQVKWGLQPHHPHSGPVNLGQTAMLTDMSQPDHAEHLQDMAKTAAGQASLVELSSPAKHLQRWLNSSAFDHQTSALQAQAVVSHSPQKPQVLANDLKHAMDHSGLFYESHLKEATLGSRPWHQLLQEPQNKPHFAPPEMVAQQLQVLEQQRVIWHGEVWPGQTMKWQVNEQESSPQSSDEPVLNSLQSDLTLHLPNLGEVTVNIAMVNGRFSIRVQPSDSQALGTMQASRSQLAMNLQSAGLKLEALQILGDETKAQRRQYAAG, from the coding sequence ATGCTCCCCATCCCGCAAGTGATCACTCAACGTTTCATTGCCAATGAAGCAGAGAACTTGCGTGCTGTTTCTTCGATTCTGCCCGTAGAAGGCACCCAATCCGAAGCGCCTTTGTGGGAGCGCATGCGTCCCGGCATGCAATTTACCGGACTGATCGTACAAAAAGAGGCCGGTGCAGGCAAAGCCGCTGAACTGGCACAATTCAAGGTTCAAATCCAGCTTCCCAATCAACCGCCAGCGCTGGTGCAAATGCAGTTGCCCGCACATCTGGTACAACAGCAGACCTTACAGATGCAGTTTCTTGGCCTGGCGCAACAAAGTGCAGGTAAAGAGGGATTACCGCAGGTTAAATGGGGGCTGCAGCCTCATCATCCGCACAGCGGTCCAGTAAACCTGGGGCAAACAGCTATGTTGACTGATATGTCGCAGCCTGATCATGCAGAGCATTTGCAGGACATGGCAAAAACCGCTGCCGGGCAAGCCAGTCTGGTGGAGTTGAGTAGTCCTGCCAAGCATTTGCAGCGCTGGTTGAATTCGTCGGCGTTTGACCACCAAACCTCAGCGCTGCAAGCGCAAGCCGTGGTCAGTCATAGTCCGCAGAAGCCGCAGGTACTAGCGAATGACCTCAAGCACGCCATGGATCATTCAGGCCTGTTTTATGAGTCCCATTTAAAAGAAGCGACCTTGGGCAGCCGCCCCTGGCACCAGTTGCTGCAAGAACCGCAAAACAAACCGCATTTTGCCCCTCCGGAAATGGTGGCGCAGCAACTGCAAGTCCTCGAGCAGCAACGCGTGATCTGGCATGGCGAGGTGTGGCCTGGCCAAACTATGAAATGGCAGGTCAACGAGCAGGAAAGTTCTCCGCAATCTTCAGATGAGCCTGTATTGAATAGCCTGCAAAGCGACCTGACCTTGCATTTGCCCAACCTGGGGGAAGTGACTGTTAATATTGCGATGGTCAACGGACGTTTCAGCATACGTGTGCAGCCTAGTGATTCGCAGGCACTCGGCACTATGCAGGCCAGTCGTAGCCAGTTAGCCATGAATCTACAGTCTGCCGGTTTAAAACTGGAGGCGTTACAGATTCTTGGGGATGAGACAAAAGCACAAAGGCGGCAATATGCAGCGGGATAA
- a CDS encoding flagellar protein FliT yields MSQALINTYESAAKLMEQMLIAARQNAWEKVTELEQSYMLKIEVVKTLEQNMRLASESLAPEYHARKQVLVQKILADDAEIRNLLYPVMHRITDMIFDAQLHARIPPDVT; encoded by the coding sequence ATGTCACAGGCACTGATTAATACGTATGAATCCGCTGCAAAACTGATGGAGCAGATGCTTATTGCGGCCAGGCAGAATGCCTGGGAAAAGGTGACTGAACTGGAACAATCTTACATGCTTAAGATTGAGGTAGTGAAGACACTGGAGCAGAACATGCGTCTGGCGTCTGAAAGTCTTGCACCGGAATATCATGCCCGTAAGCAAGTGCTGGTACAGAAGATCCTGGCGGATGATGCAGAAATCCGCAATCTACTGTATCCAGTGATGCACCGGATTACCGATATGATCTTTGACGCGCAGTTGCATGCGCGTATCCCACCGGATGTGACCTAG
- the fliS gene encoding flagellar export chaperone FliS, with the protein MFGMKKSGVNAYASVGLETGVVDASPLKLIVMLYDGAITACIHAQQAMAQHDIAKKGQYLTQAVTIVDSGLRACLDKRAGGDIAQKLDELYQYMTRSLMEASVRQDVKKVQEIQQLLMELKGAWEALEKTAIARPAQADMALSQMVAQKTHELKHMGQASRLATAGA; encoded by the coding sequence ATGTTTGGGATGAAAAAATCAGGTGTCAATGCTTATGCCAGCGTAGGGTTGGAAACCGGTGTGGTGGATGCCAGCCCATTGAAGTTGATTGTGATGTTATATGATGGCGCCATTACTGCCTGCATTCATGCTCAACAAGCCATGGCGCAGCATGATATTGCAAAAAAAGGCCAATACCTTACCCAAGCGGTGACGATTGTAGACAGTGGTTTGCGTGCCTGCCTGGACAAGCGTGCTGGCGGTGATATTGCTCAAAAACTGGATGAGCTTTACCAATACATGACACGTAGCTTGATGGAAGCCAGCGTGCGCCAGGACGTGAAAAAAGTACAGGAAATCCAGCAATTGCTGATGGAATTAAAAGGGGCCTGGGAAGCGCTGGAGAAAACAGCGATTGCCAGACCAGCCCAGGCAGACATGGCGTTAAGCCAGATGGTTGCCCAGAAAACTCACGAATTAAAACATATGGGGCAAGCCAGCCGTCTGGCCACTGCCGGAGCTTAA
- the fliD gene encoding flagellar filament capping protein FliD has translation MASIVSSTGASGLPIDSLVTAQMQIEQQPLTAIKTKISSYNTKLSAYSTLKSGLSTFQTAVDKLATAAKFNAQTVTASDSNTISATADGTGVKGNYSVSVTQLATSQKLASAAYSSATDIIGTGKLTISFGTYTAADGGTPASFTANASKSDIEIDITSSNNTLAGIRDAINAKNASVTASIVNDGSGNRLVITSKDTGEVNSLKISVADNDGNNTDSTGLSALAYDPLATSNSMTQLVAAKNALLTVDGLSISKSSNTVSDVIQGVTLTLKGVTSTANALSVDTDTTTIESSVKSFVDAYNSLNTSMRNLTKFVSAGSSANGVLLGDSTARNMMVKLKSMLSASSPTATTYKTLSDIGVSMGSDGSLSLDSTKLQKAITNNVSDVAKLFSPSATTTDSQVTFMGSKADTQSGTYAVNITQLGGNGINAIGTINGVTANTTGSVLTGAGGNASYGLQISVTGTATGSRGTITFSKGLAGELSSVLGEWLKSDGPLTTKTDGLNSSIKDLNKKADDINAKLPSIEARYRAQYAKLDALLSSLQTTSTNLTSQLAAISANS, from the coding sequence ATGGCATCAATTGTATCCTCTACAGGCGCATCTGGTCTGCCGATCGATTCGTTGGTCACTGCTCAAATGCAGATCGAGCAGCAGCCTCTCACCGCTATTAAAACCAAGATATCCTCTTACAACACCAAACTTTCCGCTTACAGTACCCTGAAAAGCGGATTAAGTACTTTTCAGACCGCGGTAGACAAATTAGCCACAGCAGCTAAATTCAATGCCCAAACAGTCACTGCCTCTGATAGCAACACCATCAGTGCGACTGCTGATGGAACGGGAGTCAAGGGCAACTACAGTGTGAGCGTCACGCAATTGGCAACTTCGCAGAAGCTTGCCTCTGCCGCTTACAGTAGCGCCACAGACATTATCGGTACAGGTAAGCTGACGATCTCTTTTGGTACCTACACCGCCGCTGACGGCGGTACGCCAGCTTCTTTCACCGCCAATGCCAGCAAATCAGATATCGAGATTGACATCACTTCCAGCAACAATACGCTGGCAGGGATACGCGATGCGATTAATGCCAAAAACGCCTCTGTCACCGCTTCCATCGTCAATGATGGCAGTGGCAACCGACTGGTGATTACCTCCAAGGATACCGGTGAGGTAAACAGCCTGAAGATTTCGGTGGCGGATAATGATGGTAATAATACCGATAGCACCGGCCTGTCTGCGTTGGCTTATGATCCGCTGGCAACCAGCAATAGCATGACCCAGTTGGTCGCGGCCAAGAATGCGCTGCTTACTGTAGACGGCTTGAGCATCAGCAAGTCAAGCAATACCGTTTCTGATGTCATCCAGGGCGTGACCCTGACCCTGAAAGGGGTCACCTCCACGGCCAATGCACTGAGCGTCGATACAGATACAACGACGATAGAGAGTTCGGTAAAAAGCTTCGTGGATGCCTATAATTCGCTGAATACCAGTATGCGTAACCTGACCAAGTTTGTGTCCGCGGGTTCGAGTGCCAATGGCGTGTTACTTGGCGACTCTACGGCGCGCAATATGATGGTGAAGCTTAAGTCCATGCTATCGGCCTCCTCGCCTACAGCGACGACATATAAAACCTTGTCGGATATCGGGGTGAGTATGGGCTCGGATGGCTCATTATCGCTAGACAGTACCAAATTACAAAAAGCCATCACCAATAATGTGAGTGACGTGGCCAAGCTGTTTTCACCGTCTGCCACGACGACTGACTCCCAGGTCACGTTTATGGGCAGTAAAGCCGATACGCAGTCGGGCACCTATGCGGTCAACATCACACAGCTAGGTGGAAATGGCATCAACGCGATCGGTACCATCAATGGCGTGACGGCAAATACCACAGGATCGGTGCTAACAGGCGCGGGCGGAAATGCCAGCTATGGCTTGCAAATCAGTGTGACAGGCACGGCGACAGGTAGCCGCGGCACCATTACGTTTAGCAAAGGCCTGGCAGGTGAGCTCAGCAGCGTATTGGGAGAGTGGCTGAAATCTGATGGTCCATTGACCACAAAAACAGACGGATTGAACTCTTCGATTAAAGATTTGAATAAAAAGGCCGATGATATTAATGCCAAGCTGCCTTCTATTGAAGCACGTTACCGCGCCCAGTATGCAAAGCTGGATGCCCTGCTCAGTAGTTTGCAAACCACAAGTACTAACCTGACTTCACAACTGGCTGCGATCAGCGCCAACAGTTAG
- a CDS encoding flagellar protein FlaG — MSDSTVSGVGGGLQGIRAASSLKLVKYAEASSEGAAVDVNDKAALSGAVKKLNEYVAPALQTIEFSIDEDTDRIIVKVVDTETQQVLRQIPNEEVLAISKTLDKLRGLVVRQTA; from the coding sequence ATGAGTGATTCAACAGTCAGTGGTGTCGGTGGTGGATTACAGGGAATCCGGGCAGCCAGCAGTTTGAAGCTGGTTAAATATGCTGAGGCTTCCTCTGAAGGCGCTGCCGTAGATGTGAACGATAAAGCTGCACTGAGTGGTGCAGTGAAGAAGTTAAATGAGTATGTAGCCCCGGCGTTGCAAACGATAGAGTTTTCTATCGATGAGGATACCGACCGTATCATTGTGAAAGTGGTGGATACCGAAACACAACAGGTATTGCGCCAGATTCCCAATGAGGAAGTGTTGGCCATCAGTAAAACGCTGGATAAATTACGTGGGCTGGTGGTGAGACAAACAGCCTGA
- a CDS encoding flagellin — MASVINTNLASLNAQRNLTANQSSLNTSIQRLSSGLRINSAKDDAAGMAIATRMDSQVRGMEVATRNANDAISFLQTAEGGLASATDALQRMRELAVQAANGSYSSGDRANLNTEFGQLKSELTRLGTATKFNGQAAFGTGYSFQIGADSGDTISVASVAAASLAGSLSTAAAASSAITAIDAQLTTLNTNRATLGAYQNRFASVVNNLGVASENMAAAKSRITDADFAAETAKMTRAQILQQAGTAMLAQANQLPNNVMSLLRG, encoded by the coding sequence ATGGCTTCAGTAATTAACACCAACCTGGCTTCATTGAACGCACAACGTAACCTGACTGCTAACCAGTCAAGCCTGAATACTTCTATTCAACGCTTGTCTTCTGGTCTGCGTATTAACAGCGCCAAAGACGACGCGGCTGGTATGGCGATTGCAACCCGTATGGACTCACAAGTTCGCGGTATGGAAGTTGCAACACGTAACGCAAACGACGCGATTTCCTTCCTGCAAACTGCAGAAGGTGGTTTGGCAAGTGCAACAGACGCATTACAACGTATGCGTGAACTGGCTGTACAGGCTGCTAACGGTTCCTACAGTTCTGGTGACCGTGCAAACCTGAATACAGAATTCGGTCAATTGAAGTCAGAACTGACTCGTTTGGGTACAGCAACCAAATTTAACGGTCAGGCAGCCTTTGGTACAGGTTACAGCTTCCAGATTGGTGCTGACAGCGGTGATACCATCAGCGTAGCTTCTGTTGCAGCGGCTTCCTTGGCTGGTTCCTTGTCTACAGCGGCGGCAGCTTCATCAGCAATTACTGCGATTGATGCACAGTTGACAACTTTGAACACTAACCGTGCGACCTTGGGTGCTTACCAGAACCGTTTCGCTTCCGTAGTGAACAACCTGGGTGTGGCTTCTGAGAACATGGCAGCTGCTAAGTCCCGTATCACTGACGCTGACTTTGCTGCAGAAACCGCCAAGATGACACGTGCACAGATTCTGCAACAAGCTGGTACTGCGATGTTGGCACAAGCTAACCAGTTACCTAACAACGTGATGTCATTACTGAGAGGTTAA
- the aepX gene encoding phosphoenolpyruvate mutase, whose translation MASVYVGMTVDILHHGHINIIEQARKYGDVTIGLLSDAAVADHKRLPYLTYEQRKQIVSNIRGVVNVVPQEEWDYAPNLLKYKPDIMVHGDDWLEGPLVPYRDRARAALAEYGGHLIEIPYTRGVSSNEMLSQIQALGTTPDIRRRTLKRLLTVKPLSRFIEAHNPISALIAEHVTAQRNGKTCQFDGFWSSSLTDSTARGKPDIEAVEINSRLSNINDIFDVTTKPLIMDADTGGKLEHFELNVRSMERLGISATIIEDKIGLKKNSLFGNEVPQLQDEIEPFCEKIAAGRAARVSDDFMVIARIESLILEKGIADAVQRAQAYVGAGVDGIMIHSRQKTPDEVFEFAKIFKSEFPTTPLVCVPTSYNTVTEEELALRGFNLVIYANHMMRAAYPAMQNAAMEILKNGRTAEIESSLMSINDVLELIPGTK comes from the coding sequence ATGGCATCCGTTTATGTAGGTATGACTGTAGACATTCTGCACCATGGCCATATCAATATTATTGAGCAGGCGAGGAAGTATGGCGACGTGACGATTGGCCTTTTGTCAGACGCAGCGGTGGCAGACCATAAACGCCTGCCCTACCTGACCTATGAACAGCGCAAACAGATCGTCAGCAATATTCGTGGTGTAGTGAATGTCGTGCCGCAGGAAGAATGGGATTACGCGCCTAACCTGCTCAAATACAAACCAGACATCATGGTGCATGGTGATGACTGGCTGGAAGGTCCTTTGGTGCCCTACCGTGACCGCGCCCGTGCAGCGCTGGCTGAATATGGTGGCCACCTGATCGAGATTCCTTATACACGCGGTGTGTCTTCCAATGAAATGTTGAGCCAGATCCAGGCCCTTGGTACCACACCGGATATCCGTCGCCGCACCTTGAAACGCCTGCTGACGGTCAAACCGCTTTCACGCTTTATTGAGGCACACAACCCGATCTCGGCATTGATTGCCGAACACGTCACAGCACAGCGCAATGGCAAAACCTGCCAGTTTGACGGATTCTGGTCCAGTTCATTAACGGATTCCACCGCGCGTGGCAAACCTGATATTGAAGCAGTGGAGATCAACAGCCGCTTATCCAATATCAATGACATCTTTGATGTCACCACCAAACCTTTAATTATGGACGCCGATACCGGCGGCAAACTGGAGCATTTTGAGCTCAATGTGCGCAGCATGGAACGCCTGGGTATTTCTGCCACCATCATCGAAGACAAGATCGGCCTCAAAAAGAATTCTTTGTTTGGTAATGAAGTACCGCAATTGCAGGACGAGATCGAGCCTTTCTGCGAAAAAATCGCTGCTGGGCGCGCTGCGCGTGTCAGCGATGATTTTATGGTGATTGCGCGTATCGAGAGCCTGATTCTGGAAAAAGGCATTGCCGATGCCGTGCAACGCGCACAAGCCTACGTCGGTGCGGGTGTAGACGGCATCATGATTCACAGCCGCCAGAAAACGCCAGACGAAGTCTTTGAATTCGCCAAGATTTTCAAATCAGAGTTCCCAACGACGCCTTTAGTGTGTGTGCCCACCAGTTACAACACCGTGACGGAAGAAGAACTGGCCTTGCGCGGTTTCAATCTGGTGATTTATGCCAACCACATGATGCGTGCGGCCTATCCGGCCATGCAAAATGCGGCCATGGAAATCCTTAAAAACGGCAGGACCGCAGAAATTGAGTCCAGCCTGATGTCGATTAACGATGTACTGGAACTGATCCCAGGCACTAAATAG